One genomic region from Deinococcus cellulosilyticus NBRC 106333 = KACC 11606 encodes:
- a CDS encoding AIM24 family protein, translating to MTILNVNTLPVNDNINPYAFSVDVVKDYIVRKGKMIAYYGNLRFEALGSNIIDMIVANSFNAPAYGGDYIVVTGRGKLVVGDNGNHINSYDLENANMTIKAANLLAYEPTLTCEECVTPGYVTLLGTGKMLASSNGMVHFMEPPVRVDPDALLGWADCPTPSFHHDYAYVRNALSLGASMMGLSTSGEEKQINFTGQGTVIIQSSEVGLKGSGLLQEILNDMNHLQHTEMLTLKSILEQRLNQNR from the coding sequence ATGACCATCCTGAATGTGAACACCCTGCCCGTGAATGACAACATCAACCCCTACGCCTTCAGCGTGGATGTGGTCAAAGATTACATCGTTCGCAAGGGAAAAATGATCGCCTACTACGGCAATCTGCGTTTCGAGGCCCTCGGATCAAACATCATTGACATGATTGTGGCCAACTCCTTCAACGCCCCGGCTTATGGTGGAGACTACATCGTGGTGACTGGCAGAGGGAAACTGGTCGTGGGCGACAATGGCAACCACATCAACAGCTACGATCTGGAAAATGCCAACATGACCATCAAGGCCGCCAACCTGCTCGCCTATGAACCCACCTTGACCTGCGAGGAATGCGTGACGCCAGGGTACGTGACCTTGCTGGGAACCGGGAAAATGCTGGCCTCCAGCAATGGCATGGTCCACTTCATGGAACCTCCCGTGCGTGTGGACCCGGACGCCCTGCTGGGCTGGGCAGATTGCCCCACCCCCTCTTTTCACCACGATTACGCCTACGTGCGCAATGCCCTGAGCCTCGGTGCCAGCATGATGGGCCTCAGCACCAGTGGGGAAGAGAAACAGATCAACTTCACCGGTCAGGGCACCGTGATCATCCAGTCCTCGGAGGTGGGCCTGAAAGGAAGCGGCCTGCTGCAGGAGATCCTGAACGACATGAACCACCTGCAGCACACCGAGATGCTGACCCTCAAGAGCATTCTGGAACAGCGCCTGAACCAGAACCGCTGA